Proteins encoded within one genomic window of Cellulomonas flavigena DSM 20109:
- a CDS encoding Cof-type HAD-IIB family hydrolase, which produces MPSDDLTSLAAELAARTAPPDVRLVAVDLDGSLLDEAKQVDPSFWPLLDELLGRGVTVCPASGRQYATLRRQLARDDLVYVAENGAHVVRAGVPLAVHGLATGLARDVVRDVRRQADAGGDVGVVLCGLDSAYVERTDAAFLAQCEPYYALLQQVPDLTAVEDTILKVAVYDFGPAETGAGAALTRFDGDARVLVSGAHWVDVMSLDADKGHALREVQEALGVGPEQTVAFGDYLNDVGMLAAAHWSFAMANAHPDVRAGARYVAPSNEDNGVVRTLRALLGA; this is translated from the coding sequence GTGCCCTCGGACGACCTGACCTCGCTCGCCGCCGAGCTCGCCGCGCGCACCGCACCCCCCGACGTCCGCCTGGTCGCGGTCGACCTCGACGGATCGCTGCTCGACGAGGCCAAGCAGGTCGACCCGTCGTTCTGGCCGCTGCTCGACGAGCTGCTCGGTCGCGGGGTGACGGTCTGCCCGGCGAGCGGGCGGCAGTACGCGACGCTGCGCCGGCAGCTGGCGCGTGACGACCTGGTGTACGTCGCGGAGAACGGCGCGCACGTCGTCCGCGCAGGGGTCCCGCTCGCGGTGCACGGGCTGGCGACGGGCCTCGCGCGGGACGTCGTGCGCGACGTGCGGCGCCAGGCGGACGCCGGCGGCGACGTCGGGGTCGTGCTGTGCGGGCTGGACAGCGCGTACGTCGAGCGCACCGACGCAGCGTTCCTCGCGCAGTGCGAGCCGTACTACGCGCTGCTGCAGCAGGTGCCCGACCTCACAGCGGTCGAGGACACCATCCTCAAGGTCGCGGTCTACGACTTCGGGCCCGCGGAGACGGGCGCCGGGGCAGCGCTCACGCGGTTCGACGGGGACGCCCGCGTGCTCGTCAGCGGCGCGCACTGGGTCGACGTCATGAGCCTGGACGCCGACAAGGGGCACGCGCTGCGCGAGGTGCAGGAGGCGCTGGGCGTGGGGCCGGAGCAGACCGTCGCCTTCGGCGACTACCTCAACGACGTCGGCATGCTGGCGGCCGCGCACTGGTCGTTCGCGATGGCGAACGCCCACCCGGACGTGCGCGCGGGCGCCCGGTACGTCGCGCCGTCGAACGAGGACAACGGGGTCGTCCGCACGCTGCGTGCGCTGCTCGGCGCGTGA
- the dtd gene encoding D-aminoacyl-tRNA deacylase, with the protein MRAVVQRVTRASVTVAGEVVGRIDRPGLLALVGVTPGDGPAQVEVVARKIAELRILRDERSAVDVGAPVLVVSQFTLYADVRKGRRPTWNAAAPGEVAEPLVDAVVAALRARGLEVATGRFGADMAVELVNDGPVTILVESAPPA; encoded by the coding sequence GTGAGGGCGGTCGTGCAGCGCGTCACGCGCGCGTCGGTGACGGTGGCCGGCGAGGTGGTCGGCCGGATCGACCGGCCGGGACTGCTGGCGCTCGTCGGCGTCACCCCGGGCGACGGGCCGGCGCAGGTCGAGGTCGTCGCGCGCAAGATCGCCGAGCTGCGCATCCTGCGGGACGAGCGCTCGGCCGTCGACGTGGGCGCGCCCGTGCTCGTCGTCAGCCAGTTCACGCTCTACGCCGACGTGCGCAAGGGCCGGCGGCCCACCTGGAACGCGGCAGCACCCGGCGAGGTCGCGGAGCCGCTCGTCGACGCCGTGGTCGCGGCGCTGCGGGCCCGGGGACTCGAGGTCGCGACGGGCCGGTTCGGTGCCGACATGGCGGTCGAGCTCGTCAACGACGGGCCCGTGACGATCCTCGTGGAGTCCGCGCCTCCGGCCTGA
- a CDS encoding asparaginase: MSTADVATHAVPLARVHRGDLVESVHLGHVVVLAPGGEVRHALGDPDVVVWPRSSLKPLQALAMLRHGLGLDGPELALVCASHSGEPGHLEVVEGVLAGAGLTAADLRNTPDWPLAPDAAWQRRADGHGPQPLTQNCSGKHAGMLATCVAAGWSTEGYLDPAHPLQRAVVATVAELTGVPVDHVTVDGCGAPLLSTTLTGLARAFGAIAAAAARDDGSATARVGRAMAAHPWHVGGTGRDATAFMTAVPGLVAKDGADGVYAAGLRDGGAVAFKVLDGASRPRPAVLASALALAGVDPAAVAEVGRTPVLGHGRPVGAVRATFGPDA, translated from the coding sequence GTGAGCACGGCCGACGTCGCCACGCACGCGGTGCCGCTCGCGCGCGTGCACCGCGGCGACCTCGTCGAGTCCGTCCACCTGGGCCACGTCGTCGTGCTCGCACCCGGCGGCGAGGTGCGGCACGCGCTGGGCGACCCTGACGTCGTCGTGTGGCCGCGCTCGTCGCTCAAGCCGCTGCAGGCCCTCGCGATGCTCCGGCACGGGCTCGGTCTCGACGGCCCGGAGCTCGCGCTGGTGTGCGCGAGCCACTCCGGTGAGCCGGGGCACCTCGAGGTCGTCGAGGGCGTCCTGGCCGGCGCCGGGCTCACCGCGGCCGACCTGCGCAACACCCCCGACTGGCCGCTGGCCCCCGACGCCGCGTGGCAGCGGCGCGCCGACGGGCACGGGCCGCAGCCGCTCACGCAGAACTGCTCCGGCAAGCACGCGGGCATGCTCGCGACGTGCGTGGCGGCCGGGTGGTCCACGGAGGGCTACCTGGACCCGGCGCACCCGCTGCAGCGGGCGGTCGTCGCGACGGTCGCCGAGCTCACGGGCGTGCCCGTCGACCACGTCACGGTCGACGGCTGCGGCGCGCCGCTGCTCTCGACGACGCTCACCGGCCTGGCGCGCGCGTTCGGTGCGATCGCCGCGGCCGCCGCACGCGACGACGGCTCGGCGACCGCACGCGTCGGGCGCGCCATGGCCGCTCATCCGTGGCACGTCGGCGGGACCGGACGCGACGCCACGGCCTTCATGACGGCAGTGCCGGGTCTGGTCGCCAAGGACGGTGCCGACGGCGTGTACGCCGCGGGGCTGCGCGACGGCGGGGCGGTCGCGTTCAAGGTCCTCGACGGCGCGTCGCGCCCACGCCCGGCCGTGCTGGCATCGGCGCTCGCGCTCGCGGGCGTCGACCCCGCCGCCGTGGCGGAGGTGGGTCGGACGCCCGTGCTGGGCCACGGGCGACCGGTCGGGGCCGTGCGGGCCACGTTCGGGCCGGACGCGTGA
- a CDS encoding DUF2516 family protein, whose amino-acid sequence MGIIGSLQLLLFLVFYVVIFGLSVWALVDCLRRPARAFVAAGKRTRAFWTGVLVAATAVAFICIPPPLGIGLPFPSFLALASAAAAIVYLVDVRPAVAPYSGRGGGPARGGW is encoded by the coding sequence GTGGGCATCATCGGGTCGCTGCAGCTCCTCCTCTTCCTCGTCTTCTACGTGGTGATCTTCGGGCTGTCCGTGTGGGCGCTGGTCGACTGCCTGCGTCGCCCGGCCCGGGCGTTCGTCGCCGCCGGCAAGCGCACGCGTGCCTTCTGGACGGGGGTGCTCGTGGCGGCCACCGCGGTCGCGTTCATCTGCATCCCGCCGCCGCTGGGCATCGGCCTGCCGTTCCCGTCGTTCCTCGCGCTGGCCAGCGCAGCGGCGGCGATCGTGTACCTCGTCGACGTGCGGCCCGCCGTGGCGCCGTACTCCGGCCGCGGTGGCGGGCCCGCGCGGGGCGGGTGGTGA
- a CDS encoding FUSC family protein, which yields MSAWGALPTRATLRLQVGSRVRAGWARVRSSWALILQASLAAGIAYGVGQYVFGHEMPFFAPVAAWIALGFSRDRSVRRVAELAGGVAIGVAAGDLVVHLIGSGLWQMSLVLAASALLGRFLDRGPLLTTQAGVQAIVIVGLPQIGGGPFGRWIDAFVGGLVALAFALLTPTDPRRHPRTLAQAAVQELATVLHGLARGLRTRSVEDVEAALLTGRASQPALDEWRDSARAAAELVRLAPAHRRHRAELERLVDEAAMLDRAMRNARVLVRRSVTAVDDAPAASGHVEQGLAGAVEATAHATDDLATALGTGHDPRAARTRLLEVAGALDPHVLAPEDWKSQSLVMLLRSLVVDLLEASGATPHDARAALPEL from the coding sequence GTGAGCGCGTGGGGTGCGCTGCCGACGCGCGCGACGCTCCGCCTCCAGGTGGGGTCGCGCGTCCGCGCCGGGTGGGCGCGCGTGCGCTCGTCGTGGGCGCTGATCCTGCAGGCGTCGCTCGCCGCGGGGATCGCCTACGGGGTCGGCCAGTACGTGTTCGGGCACGAGATGCCGTTCTTCGCGCCCGTCGCGGCCTGGATCGCCCTCGGGTTCTCGCGCGACCGGTCGGTACGCCGCGTCGCCGAGCTCGCCGGCGGGGTCGCGATCGGCGTGGCAGCCGGCGACCTCGTCGTGCACCTCATCGGGTCCGGGCTGTGGCAGATGTCGCTCGTGCTGGCGGCGTCCGCGCTGCTCGGGCGGTTCCTCGACCGCGGTCCGCTGCTGACCACGCAGGCCGGGGTGCAGGCCATCGTCATCGTCGGTCTGCCGCAGATCGGCGGCGGACCGTTCGGACGGTGGATCGACGCGTTCGTCGGCGGCCTCGTGGCGCTCGCGTTCGCGCTGCTCACGCCGACGGACCCGCGGCGTCACCCCCGCACGCTCGCGCAGGCGGCCGTGCAGGAGCTCGCGACCGTGCTGCACGGGCTGGCCCGGGGTCTGCGGACGCGCTCGGTCGAGGACGTCGAGGCGGCACTGCTCACCGGGCGCGCGTCGCAGCCCGCGCTCGACGAGTGGCGGGACTCCGCGCGCGCCGCCGCGGAGCTCGTCCGGCTGGCGCCCGCCCACCGGCGCCACCGCGCGGAGCTCGAACGACTCGTCGACGAGGCCGCGATGCTCGACCGTGCCATGCGCAACGCGCGCGTCCTGGTGCGCAGGTCCGTCACGGCGGTCGACGACGCCCCCGCCGCGTCCGGGCACGTCGAGCAGGGCCTCGCCGGCGCCGTCGAGGCCACCGCGCACGCCACCGACGACCTCGCGACCGCGCTGGGCACGGGCCACGACCCGCGCGCGGCCCGGACGCGGCTGCTCGAGGTGGCCGGCGCGCTCGACCCGCACGTCCTGGCTCCCGAGGACTGGAAGTCGCAGTCGCTCGTCATGCTCCTGCGCTCGCTCGTCGTCGACCTGCTCGAGGCGTCCGGCGCCACGCCCCACGACGCGCGCGCGGCACTGCCGGAGCTGTGA